AGTAGGGTGATGACCAGAGATTTGAAaaagagagggacagaacctgaggagagggaacagtTAACAATAGCAGCTaatatgggagccaggaagggacttGACCccatctcagttgctttgtttattaattagttCAATAATTGATGCAACCGGATATTTCACCGTGtttttgacctgctctctgaacttggactgagttgccccatagataaatgtgtttgtgcagcaacttaaagtcaCCAGCATATATCCGGCCtgttgaaatatatattcagatTCGGTGTAATCCCTGTGTtctgttcctgtaatgttataatataagaattctgtaacagacaccaaccacagaagtatgaagttgccggatatggtgaagagtaaaatcacagacttccttctgctctccatctctgggtcactgtgattctctcccttgctctgacccctcagtcccttacggactcgactggccactaaaatgtgtctgactgtcagagcgttgagcaacagaattaaagcaaatgggatcaatggggttaaaaccttatcaaacctgtcaaatcccacccatccgggatcAGTATAATAAGTTGGCTT
The nucleotide sequence above comes from Heterodontus francisci isolate sHetFra1 chromosome 29, sHetFra1.hap1, whole genome shotgun sequence. Encoded proteins:
- the LOC137345773 gene encoding probable G-protein coupled receptor 139 gives rise to the protein IVILSRGKCGLSTCTTRYLVAMATADLLLIITGVILYRINYYYSLVSFLYITPVCRVNAVLYHAVVDCSVWFTVTFTFDRFVAICCQKLKTKYCTKKTAAVVLATTCILLCLKDIPFYFTLEPREIIDNVPWFCYRKPTYYTDPGWVGFDRFDKVLTPLIPFALILLLNALTVRHILVASRVRKGLRGQSKGENHSDPEMESRRKSVILLFTISGNFILLWLVSVTEFLYYNITGTEHRDYTESEYIFQQAGYMLVTLSCCTNTFIYGATQSKFREQVKNTVKYPVASIIELINKQSN